The Martelella sp. AD-3 genome includes a region encoding these proteins:
- a CDS encoding carbohydrate ABC transporter permease, which produces MAATGLGLATGQKRKKRRVLTKSQQKRRASLVAFSFIAPNFLGFAVFTLGPIIFAFALAFMHWDGSNPIEFAGLANFFELFRDRAFQAAFWNTIIYTVFSVPLTMACSLGLAMLLNKKIFGRDFFRAAMFFPYVASLVAAAVVWNMLFNPEMGPVNMILYTMGVDPKNLPGWAADKDWAMVTIILFGIWKQAGYFMVIYLAGLQGVNRELYEAADLDGANAWQKFWNVTLPQLAPTTFFVSVMLTINSFKVFDQVYMITQGGPGTSTLVLVYHIYNEAFISWDLGYSSMVALVLFVLVLAVTLIQFRYSRSLD; this is translated from the coding sequence GACAGGGCAAAAGAGGAAGAAGCGCCGTGTGCTGACGAAAAGTCAGCAGAAGCGGCGGGCAAGCCTCGTCGCCTTCTCCTTCATTGCGCCGAACTTCCTCGGTTTCGCGGTTTTCACCCTCGGGCCCATCATCTTCGCCTTCGCGCTTGCCTTCATGCACTGGGACGGCTCGAACCCGATCGAGTTTGCCGGCCTTGCCAATTTCTTCGAGCTTTTCCGCGACAGGGCCTTCCAGGCCGCGTTCTGGAACACGATCATCTACACGGTGTTCTCCGTGCCGCTGACAATGGCCTGCTCGCTGGGTCTGGCCATGCTCCTGAACAAGAAGATCTTCGGGCGCGACTTCTTTCGCGCGGCGATGTTCTTTCCCTATGTCGCCTCGCTTGTCGCGGCTGCCGTCGTCTGGAACATGCTGTTCAACCCGGAAATGGGTCCGGTCAACATGATCCTCTACACGATGGGCGTCGACCCGAAGAACCTGCCCGGCTGGGCGGCGGACAAGGACTGGGCGATGGTCACCATCATCCTGTTCGGCATCTGGAAGCAGGCCGGTTATTTCATGGTGATCTATCTGGCGGGCCTTCAGGGCGTGAACCGCGAGCTTTACGAGGCGGCTGATCTGGATGGCGCCAATGCGTGGCAGAAGTTCTGGAACGTGACGTTGCCGCAGTTGGCGCCCACCACCTTCTTCGTCTCGGTGATGCTGACCATCAACTCCTTCAAGGTGTTCGATCAGGTCTACATGATCACGCAGGGTGGCCCCGGAACCTCCACGCTGGTGCTGGTCTATCACATCTACAACGAGGCCTTCATCTCATGGGATCTCGGCTATTCGAGCATGGTCGCGCTTGTTCTCTTCGTTCTGGTTCTGGCCGTCACGCTGATCCAGTTCCGCTATTCGCGCAGCCTTGATTAG